One part of the Lotus japonicus ecotype B-129 chromosome 2, LjGifu_v1.2 genome encodes these proteins:
- the LOC130738510 gene encoding probable carboxylesterase 18: MAEEKTKTTRTKPFLPWKTRISLSFLSALTDASRRSNGTVNRRLLNLLDRKSQPNATPVNGVSTKDVTVDAARNLWFRLFIPTSATDTASLPVLVFFHGGGFTYLSPASFAYDAVCRRFCRRVPAIVVSVNYRLCPEHRFPSQYDDGEAILKFLDENRAVLPENADLSKCFLAGDSAGANLAHHVAVRVCRAGLREVRVLGLVSIQPFFGGEERTEAEIKLEGSPLISVVRTDWMWKVFLPDGADRDHGAANVSGPNAEDLSGLDYPDTLVFVGEFDPLKDWQKRYYDWLRKSGKEAQLIEYPNMIHAFYVFPELSESSQLISEVKDFINKRISNSK; the protein is encoded by the coding sequence ATGGcagaagaaaaaaccaaaaccaCACGCACCAAACCGTTTCTTCCATGGAAAACCCGCATTTCACTCTCCTTTCTCTCCGCCTTAACCGACGCCTCACGCCGCTCTAACGGCACCGTCAACCGCCGTCTCCTCAACCTCCTCGATCGAAAGTCCCAGCCCAACGCCACCCCCGTTAACGGCGTCTCCACCAAGGACGTCACCGTCGACGCCGCGCGCAACCTCTGGTTCCGCCTCTTTATCCCTACCTCCGCCACCGACACCGCCTCGCTCCCTGTTCTCGTGTTCTTCCACGGCGGCGGGTTTACCTACCTCTCCCCTGCTTCATTCGCCTACGACGCCGTCTGCCGCCGATTCTGCCGCCGTGTCCCTGCTATCGTCGTCTCCGTGAACTACCGTCTCTGCCCGGAGCACCGGTTCCCTTCGCAGTACGACGACGGCGAGGCTATCCTGAAGTTTCTCGACGAGAATCGCGCTGTTCTGCCGGAAAATGCTGATCTCAGCAAATGCTTCCTCGCCGGAGATAGCGCGGGCGCCAATTTGGCACACCACGTGGCGGTTCGGGTCTGCCGGGCGGGGCTCCGGGAAGTTCGGGTCCTCGGGTTGGTTTCGATCCAGCCGTTCTTCGGTGGAGAAGAGCGGACGGAGGCGGAGATCAAGCTCGAGGGGTCGCCGCTTATATCGGTGGTGAGGACGGATTGGATGTGGAAGGTGTTCTTGCCGGACGGGGCGGATCGCGATCACGGTGCGGCCAATGTGAGCGGCCCGAACGCCGAGGATTTGTCGGGTCTGGATTACCCGGATACCCTTGTGTTTGTGGGTGAGTTTGACCCGTTAAAGGATTGGCAGAAGAGGTACTATGATTGGTTGAGGAAATCAGGGAAAGAAGCTCAGCTGATTGAGTATCCAAACATGATTCATGCATTCTATGTGTTCCCTGAATTGTCTGAGTCTTCTCAATTGATTTCAGAAGTAAAGGATTTCATCAACAAGAGAATCTCCAATTCAAAATGA